The following are from one region of the Alkalimarinus sediminis genome:
- a CDS encoding ChrR family anti-sigma-E factor, with product MANYHPSDELLMQFSAGQMPNALGIMVACHLETCHHCNRRIKVYEQLGGEIMQDTAPVEVGSNVLSELLLKLDKPETEESSAQKPYASVDPRIPRPLSRFVPSYFDQLEWSGMSRSIKEFELPISDTQYSAKLYKISAGKELPVHTHKGNEFTLVMDGSFSDKAGDYHQGDFILADTQTVHQPKAADNADCICFAVLDAPLKMTGFFGRMLNPFLS from the coding sequence ATGGCTAATTATCATCCTTCTGACGAACTTCTGATGCAATTTTCAGCCGGCCAAATGCCTAATGCGTTAGGTATTATGGTGGCTTGTCATCTCGAAACCTGTCACCACTGTAATAGGCGGATAAAAGTCTATGAACAACTCGGGGGTGAGATAATGCAAGACACCGCTCCGGTAGAGGTTGGCAGTAATGTGCTTTCTGAGCTTCTGCTAAAACTCGACAAACCTGAAACTGAAGAGTCTAGCGCTCAAAAGCCGTATGCTTCGGTAGATCCGCGCATTCCTAGACCGCTATCCCGTTTTGTTCCAAGCTATTTTGATCAACTAGAGTGGTCAGGTATGTCTAGAAGCATCAAGGAGTTTGAGCTACCAATCTCGGATACGCAATACTCGGCCAAGCTCTATAAAATATCAGCAGGGAAAGAGCTCCCCGTGCACACTCACAAAGGCAACGAGTTTACTCTTGTAATGGATGGGAGCTTTTCAGATAAAGCTGGTGATTATCACCAAGGTGACTTTATTTTAGCTGACACTCAAACAGTGCATCAGCCTAAAGCCGCCGACAATGCAGATTGCATCTGTTTCGCGGTACTCGACGCACCGCTAAAAATGACGGGTTTTTTCGGCAGAATGCTCAACCCATTTCTAAGTTGA
- a CDS encoding chemotaxis protein CheV gives MAGVMDSVNQRTQLVGENRLELLLFRLGTEQVYGINVFKVKEVLQCPKLTMMPKRNPVVRGVAHIRGGTIPIMDMGMATGQMPIPEEKINSSFVIITEYNRKTQGFLVGGVERIVNLNWGEIHPPPKGAGKENYLTAVTQLDDKLVEIIDVEKILAEVSPVEDKVTEGIISEEQTEKAQRFRVLVVDDSLVARKQIQNCLQAVGFEVVTKNDGRQALTYLQEQVDAGVDITEHLALMISDVEMPEMDGYTLTTNCKADSRLAPLYIMLHTSLSGVFNKAMVEKVGADDFMAKFSPDELAERVMTVVDELHQ, from the coding sequence CTGGTTGGCGAAAATCGACTTGAGTTATTGTTGTTTCGATTGGGTACCGAACAGGTTTATGGCATCAATGTATTTAAGGTTAAAGAGGTGCTGCAATGCCCCAAGCTCACTATGATGCCGAAACGTAACCCTGTTGTCAGAGGTGTGGCGCACATCCGTGGTGGCACTATTCCAATTATGGATATGGGTATGGCAACGGGTCAAATGCCTATACCAGAAGAGAAAATTAACAGTAGTTTTGTCATTATTACTGAATACAATAGAAAGACCCAAGGCTTTTTAGTCGGTGGAGTCGAGAGAATAGTTAACCTCAACTGGGGAGAGATTCACCCACCACCAAAAGGCGCGGGTAAAGAGAACTATCTTACAGCGGTCACTCAGCTAGATGATAAGTTAGTTGAAATTATTGATGTAGAAAAAATATTGGCTGAGGTTTCCCCTGTAGAAGATAAGGTTACCGAGGGGATTATCAGTGAAGAACAAACCGAGAAAGCTCAACGTTTTCGGGTGTTGGTGGTTGATGATTCGCTCGTGGCTCGTAAGCAGATTCAAAATTGTTTGCAGGCTGTCGGTTTTGAGGTAGTGACAAAAAACGATGGTCGTCAAGCGCTCACATATTTGCAAGAACAGGTTGATGCGGGGGTTGATATTACTGAGCATCTAGCATTAATGATATCCGATGTTGAAATGCCCGAAATGGATGGATATACCCTTACCACTAACTGTAAGGCTGATTCCCGTCTAGCGCCTCTGTATATCATGTTGCACACGTCTTTAAGTGGCGTGTTTAATAAAGCGATGGTTGAAAAAGTGGGGGCAGACGACTTTATGGCAAAATTTAGTCCAGATGAGTTGGCTGAACGAGTCATGACCGTTGTAGATGAACTGCATCAGTAA
- a CDS encoding CheR family methyltransferase, whose amino-acid sequence MNSTTSGSSDEYQQFRDFLQDACGILLGDNKQYLVKSRLRKIMEEEGVDSLGMLVQQLKKVSSRALKERVVDAMTTNETLWFRDNHPFRILSDILLPEFAEKGGIKPMRIWSAACSTGQEPYSMTMVADEFKRAKPGKLKNGIQVVATDISQTVLANAKSGEYEMLAIGRGLSKERLKAYFTEQEAGTWKIKPELRRQIDFRLLNLLDRYSILGKFDVIFCRNVLIYFSAELKLDILSRMHQALNKGGYLVLGASESLNGLSDKFEMVQCRPGIIYRAI is encoded by the coding sequence TTGAATTCAACTACTTCAGGTTCTTCTGATGAGTATCAGCAGTTTCGTGATTTTCTGCAGGATGCCTGTGGAATTTTACTGGGTGATAATAAGCAGTATTTAGTAAAAAGCCGTCTCAGAAAGATCATGGAAGAAGAAGGTGTAGATTCACTGGGGATGCTTGTGCAACAACTAAAAAAAGTATCTTCACGAGCTCTTAAAGAGCGAGTGGTCGATGCGATGACCACTAATGAGACATTATGGTTTAGAGACAATCACCCCTTTAGAATATTAAGTGATATTTTGTTGCCAGAGTTTGCAGAAAAGGGTGGCATTAAACCTATGAGGATTTGGTCAGCCGCTTGTTCGACGGGGCAAGAGCCATATTCGATGACGATGGTGGCAGATGAGTTTAAACGTGCTAAACCCGGAAAGCTAAAAAATGGTATCCAGGTGGTGGCAACGGATATATCTCAGACGGTATTAGCCAATGCAAAGTCTGGTGAGTATGAGATGCTAGCCATTGGCCGCGGCTTGTCGAAGGAGCGGCTCAAAGCGTACTTTACTGAGCAAGAAGCAGGCACCTGGAAGATCAAACCAGAGCTTAGACGGCAAATTGATTTTCGATTGCTCAACTTGTTAGACCGATACTCAATATTGGGCAAGTTCGACGTTATCTTTTGCCGTAATGTGCTGATCTATTTCTCGGCTGAGCTTAAATTAGATATTCTATCTAGAATGCATCAAGCACTTAATAAGGGGGGATATCTGGTTTTAGGTGCGTCTGAATCACTTAACGGACTTTCAGACAAATTTGAAATGGTACAGTGCAGACCGGGCATTATTTACAGAGCTATTTAA